One window from the genome of Acuticoccus sp. I52.16.1 encodes:
- a CDS encoding cation diffusion facilitator family transporter yields the protein MSIVLSSVIAGPQLVAALGSTSIGLIGDAVFTFIYILFSLLVFLTTRAARHSCALIFPYGAGKMEAIASSILAVSFTLFGLAIGSASLYRLADPPQPEGVFAPLLITGVLMAQSAGLYVASIPLAKEPSGAVKAWRRAQLIDALGLGTTMMLVSLAAVVPGLAIGDPLAGCIVAAAMFYTAYQTFRAAFWELADRALEEEVQLLILRSLADSFDAFDTILAIRTRRSGGVPIIEITLGFQPDREWGAIVAHCAAVRRSVLGNVEGASVSVLPATPELAGSWGERGPAPDSSATVAG from the coding sequence GTGTCCATCGTGCTGTCCTCGGTGATCGCCGGGCCGCAGCTGGTGGCGGCGCTGGGGTCGACGTCCATCGGGCTGATCGGCGACGCGGTCTTCACCTTCATTTACATCCTGTTCTCGCTGCTGGTCTTTCTGACGACGCGGGCGGCGCGCCACTCCTGCGCGCTCATCTTCCCCTACGGCGCGGGCAAGATGGAGGCGATCGCCAGCTCCATCCTCGCGGTGTCGTTCACGCTGTTCGGGCTCGCCATCGGATCGGCGAGCCTCTACCGGCTCGCGGATCCGCCGCAGCCGGAAGGCGTCTTCGCGCCACTCCTCATCACCGGCGTGCTGATGGCGCAATCGGCCGGACTCTACGTCGCGTCCATTCCGTTGGCCAAGGAGCCGTCGGGCGCGGTCAAAGCGTGGCGCCGCGCCCAGCTGATCGACGCGCTGGGGCTCGGCACGACGATGATGCTGGTGTCGCTCGCCGCGGTGGTGCCGGGGCTGGCGATCGGCGATCCGCTGGCCGGCTGTATCGTCGCGGCGGCGATGTTCTATACCGCCTACCAGACCTTCCGGGCCGCGTTCTGGGAGCTGGCGGACCGGGCGCTGGAGGAGGAGGTGCAGCTCCTCATCCTGCGCAGCCTCGCCGACAGCTTCGACGCGTTCGACACCATCCTGGCGATCCGCACGCGGCGGTCGGGCGGCGTACCGATCATCGAGATCACGCTGGGGTTCCAGCCGGATCGCGAGTGGGGCGCGATCGTGGCGCATTGCGCCGCGGTGCGCCGCAGCGTGCTGGGCAATGTGGAGGGGGCGAGCGTCTCGGTCCTGCCGGCGACGCCGGAGCTGGCCGGCTCGTGGGGCGAGCGCGGGCCCGCCCCCGACTCATCGGCCACGGTGGCCGGCTGA
- a CDS encoding GAF domain-containing protein: MNFDAFTRAVAMPGQPEVAFQALSDMVSEEIGVKLFTALTIDESAGLLRRSFSTMPDAYPVKGTKKMSDTIITARMMGEREPILSDGPAAVEAGFYDYELIFSLGCESCLNVPIVVAGEVIGSINLLHEAGHYTPERIETARAMRLPAALAFLVERQWGEALAA, from the coding sequence ATGAATTTCGACGCCTTCACCCGTGCGGTCGCCATGCCCGGCCAGCCCGAAGTCGCCTTCCAGGCGCTGAGCGACATGGTCTCCGAGGAGATCGGCGTGAAGCTCTTCACCGCACTGACGATCGACGAGAGCGCCGGCCTCCTGCGCCGCAGCTTCTCCACCATGCCGGACGCCTACCCGGTGAAGGGCACCAAGAAGATGTCCGACACGATCATCACCGCGCGCATGATGGGCGAGCGCGAGCCGATCCTCAGCGACGGGCCCGCCGCAGTGGAGGCCGGCTTCTACGACTACGAGCTGATCTTCTCGCTCGGCTGCGAGAGCTGCCTCAACGTGCCGATCGTCGTCGCGGGCGAGGTGATCGGCTCGATCAATCTGCTGCACGAGGCCGGGCACTACACGCCCGAGCGCATCGAGACGGCGAGGGCGATGCGGCTGCCGGCCGCGCTTGCCTTCCTCGTCGAGCGGCAATGGGGCGAAGCGCTGGCCGCGTAG
- a CDS encoding Xaa-Pro peptidase family protein — translation MTLGVGGSSAAAELDAMTSITTGIAPIGIDEHLDRVKRAQALMKTEGISALYLDTSPNLFYFTGIKLSPTERLHGAIIPVEGPVTYLSPAFEEPKTRSMLKFGDDIRGWQEHEDPTALVADTIASLGYESGVVAVDPATPFFTFDGLRRAGNRYEFLNGNAVTAALRAAKTPAEVALLAAANKVSEEVQKAAARILHVGITTTAVGAFVQEAHRRLGGVPTPYPPLILFGEATAYPHGVDYPQTLEDGDMVLMDIGGWVGGYRSDITRSYVFGEPSPRQREIWELEKKAQAAGFAAAQLGAPHHAIDDAARGTIEAAGFGKDYALPGLPHRTGHGIGLEVHEERYLVRGNTAPLEVGNCFSIEPTICIYGEFGIRLEDCVTMTEEGPRWFSGPCHTVDDPFGYEA, via the coding sequence ATGACGCTGGGTGTGGGAGGCTCCTCCGCGGCGGCCGAACTCGACGCGATGACGTCGATCACCACCGGCATCGCGCCGATCGGGATCGACGAGCACCTCGACCGGGTGAAGCGGGCGCAGGCGCTGATGAAGACGGAGGGCATCTCCGCCCTCTACCTCGATACCTCGCCCAACCTTTTCTACTTCACCGGCATCAAGCTCTCGCCGACGGAGCGGCTGCACGGGGCGATCATCCCGGTCGAGGGGCCGGTGACCTACCTCAGCCCCGCCTTCGAGGAGCCCAAGACGCGCTCCATGCTGAAGTTCGGCGACGATATCCGCGGCTGGCAGGAGCACGAAGACCCGACCGCGCTGGTCGCCGACACCATCGCCTCGCTCGGCTACGAGAGCGGCGTGGTCGCGGTGGACCCGGCGACGCCCTTTTTCACGTTCGACGGCCTGCGCCGGGCCGGCAACCGCTACGAGTTCCTCAACGGCAACGCCGTCACCGCCGCGCTGCGCGCCGCGAAGACGCCGGCCGAGGTGGCGTTGCTCGCGGCGGCCAACAAAGTCTCCGAGGAGGTGCAGAAGGCGGCCGCGCGCATCCTCCACGTCGGGATCACCACCACCGCGGTCGGCGCCTTCGTGCAGGAGGCGCACCGGCGCCTCGGCGGCGTGCCGACGCCGTATCCGCCGCTGATCCTCTTCGGCGAGGCGACGGCCTACCCGCACGGCGTCGACTACCCGCAGACGCTCGAGGACGGCGATATGGTGCTGATGGACATCGGCGGCTGGGTCGGCGGCTACCGTTCCGACATCACCCGGAGCTACGTGTTCGGTGAGCCGAGCCCGCGCCAGCGCGAGATCTGGGAGCTGGAGAAGAAGGCGCAGGCGGCCGGGTTCGCCGCAGCCCAGCTCGGCGCGCCGCACCATGCGATCGACGATGCCGCTCGCGGAACGATCGAGGCGGCGGGCTTTGGCAAGGATTATGCCTTGCCGGGACTGCCGCACCGGACGGGCCACGGGATCGGCCTCGAAGTCCACGAGGAGCGCTACCTGGTTCGCGGCAACACCGCGCCGCTCGAGGTCGGCAACTGCTTCTCGATCGAGCCGACGATCTGCATCTACGGCGAATTCGGCATCCGATTGGAGGATTGTGTGACGATGACGGAAGAAGGCCCAAGGTGGTTCTCCGGCCCCTGCCACACCGTCGACGATCCGTTCGGTTACGAGGCATAA
- a CDS encoding amidohydrolase family protein, producing the protein MGQILFKNFAMLDPTKDDILPGHELLVEDKLIREVSDKPITAPNATVVDCAGGTLMPGLIDCHVHVMLAEVFISRLETMPLTLMTANAMAALRGMLDRGFTTVRDTGGADWGIKAAVDQGYCAGPRLFIAGRALGPTGGHSDMRRRTDPGALCPCCNALAFVMGVADGKTEVRKAVREEMRQGCDHVKIMMSGGVASPFDPLDSMQFSVGEVAAAVEEANAFGRYTCAHAYSPEAITRAAHAGVRTIEHGNLIDDASAKLMAEKDMFLVANLVAYYAMKEKASEYGMSGEMLEKNDLVIEGGLKSLEICKKAGVPVAYGSDLLGQLQVDQSREFELRSNVVPALDIVRSATTIAAKVLRQDGKLGCLAPGAFADLLVIDGDPLKDLSLFGGQGQHMSVIMKDGAFHKRTLH; encoded by the coding sequence TTGGGGCAGATCCTCTTTAAAAACTTCGCCATGCTCGACCCGACGAAGGACGACATCCTTCCCGGCCACGAGCTTCTGGTCGAGGATAAACTCATCCGCGAGGTGTCGGACAAGCCGATCACGGCCCCGAACGCCACCGTCGTCGACTGCGCAGGCGGCACGTTGATGCCGGGCCTGATCGACTGTCACGTCCACGTCATGCTGGCCGAGGTGTTCATCAGCCGGCTGGAGACGATGCCGCTGACGCTCATGACCGCCAACGCCATGGCGGCGCTGCGCGGCATGCTGGACCGCGGCTTCACCACCGTGCGCGACACGGGCGGAGCCGATTGGGGCATCAAGGCGGCGGTCGACCAGGGCTACTGCGCCGGGCCGCGCCTCTTCATCGCCGGTCGCGCTCTCGGGCCCACCGGCGGCCACTCGGACATGCGCCGCCGCACCGATCCGGGCGCGCTCTGCCCCTGCTGCAACGCGCTCGCCTTCGTCATGGGCGTCGCCGATGGCAAGACCGAGGTCCGCAAGGCCGTGCGCGAGGAGATGCGCCAGGGCTGCGACCACGTGAAGATCATGATGTCGGGTGGTGTCGCCTCGCCGTTCGACCCGCTGGACTCGATGCAGTTCTCGGTCGGCGAGGTCGCCGCGGCCGTCGAGGAGGCGAATGCCTTCGGCCGCTACACCTGCGCCCACGCCTACTCGCCCGAGGCGATCACCCGCGCCGCCCACGCCGGCGTGCGCACGATCGAGCACGGCAACCTGATCGACGACGCCTCCGCCAAGCTGATGGCCGAGAAGGACATGTTCCTCGTCGCCAACCTCGTCGCCTACTACGCGATGAAGGAGAAGGCGTCCGAATACGGCATGTCGGGCGAGATGCTGGAGAAGAACGACCTCGTCATCGAGGGCGGGCTGAAGTCGCTCGAGATCTGCAAGAAGGCCGGCGTGCCGGTCGCCTACGGGTCGGACCTCCTTGGACAGCTCCAGGTCGACCAGAGCCGCGAGTTCGAGCTGCGCTCCAATGTCGTCCCCGCGCTCGACATCGTGCGTTCGGCCACCACCATCGCCGCCAAGGTGCTGCGCCAGGACGGCAAGCTCGGCTGCCTCGCGCCCGGCGCCTTCGCCGATCTCCTGGTGATCGACGGCGACCCGCTGAAGGACCTCTCCCTGTTCGGCGGGCAGGGCCAGCACATGAGCGTCATCATGAAGGACGGCGCCTTCCACAAGAGGACACTGCATTGA
- a CDS encoding amidohydrolase family protein, with the protein MFLFKNLRLLDPAFDEPRGGYEVLVEGEKIREVSDGPISSDTATVVDCGGKVLMPGLIDCHVHCMHDEVYMRRMEDVPLTLAAARGAKRMKAMLDRGFTTVRDTGGTDWGMKAAVEKGLIPGPRLFIAGRSIGPTGGHSDGRGRTNPGFSCPCCNTAAYLRIVCDGEEEVRKVVREQMRQGCDQVKIMASGGVASPNDPLDSLQFSIEEIEAAVEEAEAFGRYVCAHAYSAEAITRAVSHGVRTIEHGNLIDADAAKLMAEKGAYVVANLVAYVAMKERAASFGMPADMLEKNDMVLEGGYKSLEICEAAGVKVAYGSDLLGALAEEQSREFSIRTEVQKPITVIRAATTIAAEVVRRPGRLGTVAPEAWADLIVVDGDPTRDISLLEGQGAHLSAIVKGGAFYKNRLGAPA; encoded by the coding sequence ATGTTCCTCTTCAAGAACCTGCGGCTGCTCGACCCGGCGTTCGACGAGCCGCGCGGCGGCTACGAAGTCCTCGTCGAGGGCGAGAAGATCCGCGAAGTCTCCGACGGACCGATCTCGTCCGACACCGCCACCGTGGTCGACTGCGGCGGCAAGGTGCTGATGCCGGGCCTGATCGACTGCCACGTCCACTGCATGCACGACGAAGTCTACATGCGGCGGATGGAGGACGTGCCGCTGACGCTCGCCGCCGCGCGCGGCGCCAAGCGCATGAAGGCGATGCTGGACCGCGGCTTCACCACCGTGCGCGACACCGGCGGCACCGACTGGGGCATGAAGGCGGCGGTCGAGAAGGGCCTCATTCCCGGCCCGCGCCTCTTCATCGCCGGCCGCTCCATCGGCCCGACGGGCGGGCATTCGGACGGTCGTGGCCGCACCAATCCGGGCTTCTCCTGCCCCTGCTGCAACACCGCCGCTTACCTCAGGATCGTCTGCGACGGCGAGGAAGAGGTCCGCAAGGTGGTGCGCGAGCAGATGCGCCAGGGCTGCGACCAGGTGAAGATCATGGCCTCCGGCGGCGTCGCCTCGCCGAACGACCCGCTCGATTCGCTGCAATTCTCGATCGAGGAGATCGAGGCGGCGGTGGAGGAGGCGGAGGCCTTCGGCCGCTACGTGTGTGCCCACGCCTACTCGGCCGAGGCGATCACTCGCGCCGTCTCCCACGGCGTGCGCACCATCGAGCACGGCAACCTGATCGACGCGGACGCCGCCAAGCTGATGGCCGAGAAGGGCGCCTACGTGGTCGCCAACCTCGTCGCCTATGTGGCGATGAAGGAGCGGGCGGCGAGCTTCGGCATGCCGGCCGACATGCTCGAGAAGAACGACATGGTCCTCGAAGGCGGCTACAAGTCGCTGGAGATCTGCGAAGCGGCGGGCGTGAAGGTCGCCTACGGGTCCGACCTTCTGGGCGCACTCGCCGAGGAGCAGAGCCGCGAGTTCTCGATCCGCACCGAGGTGCAGAAGCCGATCACGGTGATCCGCGCCGCGACGACGATCGCCGCCGAGGTGGTGCGCCGTCCGGGCCGGCTCGGCACCGTGGCGCCCGAGGCCTGGGCCGACCTCATCGTCGTCGACGGGGACCCGACCCGGGACATCAGCCTGCTCGAAGGGCAGGGGGCGCACCTGTCGGCCATCGTCAAGGGCGGGGCGTTCTACAAGAACCGCCTCGGGGCGCCGGCTTGA
- a CDS encoding ABC transporter permease, which translates to MSAGAPTATRAARRPWLRLRPGRWALKGAALVAFVYILTPLIFITWLSFYAQEIPSYPPEGYSLRWYGQAIQNDRFIDAFIISAEVGVVATLIGLMVALPASIGLSRLKFFGRAGVNNLLLMPLIVPGIVLGFAIYVMYVEIAIWLQWPVLNSFGGLVFGHVLLVIPWMVRLIMASLAGFDRTLEEAAQNLGANRFTTFRRVTVPGILPGVVAGAMFGFVSSFGNLELSLFLVGPGRTTLPIAILQYLQWKIDPTIAAISVLQILIIAVAMLITDRFVKLSRVV; encoded by the coding sequence TTGAGCGCTGGTGCGCCAACCGCGACGCGCGCCGCGCGCCGGCCGTGGCTCCGGCTGCGGCCGGGGCGCTGGGCTCTGAAGGGCGCGGCGCTCGTCGCCTTCGTCTATATCCTGACTCCGCTCATCTTCATCACCTGGCTGTCGTTCTACGCTCAGGAAATTCCGTCCTATCCGCCCGAAGGCTATTCGCTGCGGTGGTACGGTCAGGCGATCCAGAACGACCGCTTCATCGACGCGTTCATCATCAGCGCCGAGGTCGGCGTCGTGGCCACGCTGATCGGCCTGATGGTGGCGCTGCCGGCGTCCATCGGGCTGTCGCGGCTGAAGTTCTTCGGCCGCGCCGGGGTCAACAACCTCCTCCTCATGCCGCTGATCGTGCCGGGCATCGTCCTCGGCTTCGCGATCTACGTCATGTACGTGGAGATCGCGATCTGGCTGCAATGGCCGGTGCTGAACTCGTTCGGCGGCCTCGTCTTCGGTCACGTCCTCCTGGTGATTCCGTGGATGGTGCGGCTCATCATGGCGAGCCTCGCCGGGTTCGACCGCACGCTCGAAGAGGCGGCGCAGAACCTCGGCGCCAACCGCTTCACGACCTTCCGGCGGGTGACCGTCCCCGGCATCCTGCCGGGCGTGGTGGCGGGGGCGATGTTCGGCTTCGTGTCGTCGTTCGGCAACCTGGAACTCTCGCTGTTTCTGGTCGGTCCCGGACGCACCACCTTGCCGATCGCCATCCTCCAGTACCTGCAGTGGAAGATCGATCCGACCATCGCGGCGATCTCCGTCCTGCAGATCCTCATCATCGCGGTCGCCATGCTGATCACCGACCGCTTCGTCAAACTGTCGCGAGTGGTCTGA
- a CDS encoding ABC transporter ATP-binding protein, translated as MARLELEKLTKRYGEFHAARDVSLDVAEGEFVVLLGPSGCGKTTTLRMIAGFVEPTSGSVRIGGRDVTLLPPWKRNTGLVFQNYALFPHLTVGQNVAFGLEMRKVPAGEIGGKVKEALRLVQLGHLEDRLPRQLSGGQQQRVALARALAFRPDVLLLDEPLSNLDAKLRNDVRVEIRNLQQRLGITTVMVTHDQEEALTMADRLVVMRSGAIRQIGTQRDLYERPADHFVADFVGRSSFLSGTMSGDELRTDGGLTIRCAKSVSGPAVVAVRPERVFVGSEAISGQDNAFKGEVEFVSYLGGMIDIHVRLSPEDRVIAQVPNHDTSLPEVGETVHVGWAATSAVFPADAELRE; from the coding sequence ATGGCGCGCCTTGAACTCGAGAAGCTCACCAAGCGCTACGGCGAATTCCATGCGGCGCGCGACGTGTCGCTGGATGTGGCGGAGGGCGAGTTCGTCGTCCTCCTCGGCCCGTCGGGCTGCGGCAAGACGACGACGCTGCGGATGATCGCCGGCTTCGTCGAACCGACCTCGGGGTCGGTGCGCATCGGCGGCAGGGACGTCACCTTGTTGCCGCCGTGGAAGCGCAACACCGGCCTCGTCTTCCAGAATTACGCGCTCTTTCCGCACCTCACGGTCGGCCAGAACGTCGCCTTCGGGCTGGAGATGCGCAAGGTGCCGGCGGGCGAGATCGGCGGCAAGGTCAAAGAGGCGCTGCGCCTCGTGCAGCTCGGCCACCTGGAGGACCGGCTGCCGCGCCAGCTCTCCGGCGGCCAGCAGCAGCGCGTCGCCCTGGCGCGCGCGCTCGCCTTCCGCCCGGACGTCCTGCTCCTGGACGAGCCGCTCTCCAACCTCGACGCCAAGCTGCGCAACGACGTGCGCGTGGAGATCCGCAACCTGCAGCAGCGCCTCGGCATCACCACGGTGATGGTGACGCACGACCAGGAGGAGGCGCTCACCATGGCCGACCGCCTGGTGGTGATGCGTTCCGGCGCGATCCGCCAGATCGGCACCCAGCGCGACCTCTACGAGCGCCCGGCCGACCATTTCGTCGCCGACTTCGTCGGCCGGTCTAGCTTCCTTTCCGGCACCATGTCCGGCGACGAGCTGCGTACCGACGGGGGGCTGACGATCCGCTGCGCCAAGTCGGTGTCCGGGCCGGCGGTGGTCGCGGTGCGGCCGGAGCGGGTCTTCGTCGGCTCCGAGGCCATCAGCGGGCAAGACAACGCCTTCAAGGGCGAGGTCGAATTCGTCTCGTACCTCGGCGGCATGATCGACATCCACGTGCGCCTGTCGCCCGAGGACCGCGTCATCGCCCAGGTGCCCAATCACGACACGTCGCTGCCCGAGGTGGGCGAGACCGTGCACGTCGGCTGGGCCGCGACATCGGCGGTGTTCCCCGCCGATGCGGAACTTCGCGAGTGA
- a CDS encoding PotD/PotF family extracellular solute-binding protein: MTKFDKGIGRRGVLKGMAATAGLSTLGMPSIVRAQSAGTAVVGTWGGDYARLLNKNIEQPFLIDKGWEVLQDQAGDPERRAKMMAERRLPTGTTDVQGLNGPNMYQVFELGLTQEIDYSKIPNAENLIPSMKYKYGVGHIYSAMVPVYNPDIIPEDEAPTSYADVFNPKWGDKLGIIDIQYQYTIVAAALAAGGGVTDFEAGKELLMKVREAGARIYPTNEAFAQGMKAEEIGIGIMWKARVVQWQNAGIPVKAAWPSEGALSYVSGFVVPKNAPHPEGAWAYLNAMLEPAAQENFAIDMGYNPTVTNAEVAPDLNERIGFKPEEIEQLNSMDFGAMLDADVELKNWWDREFKA, translated from the coding sequence GTGACCAAGTTTGACAAGGGGATCGGCCGCCGCGGCGTGCTGAAGGGAATGGCGGCGACGGCGGGCCTGTCGACGTTGGGGATGCCCTCCATCGTGCGCGCGCAGTCGGCCGGCACGGCGGTGGTCGGCACCTGGGGCGGCGACTATGCGCGCCTGCTCAACAAGAACATCGAGCAGCCTTTCCTGATCGACAAGGGCTGGGAGGTCCTCCAGGACCAGGCCGGCGACCCGGAGCGCCGCGCCAAGATGATGGCCGAGCGCCGCCTGCCCACCGGCACGACCGACGTGCAGGGCCTCAACGGCCCCAACATGTACCAGGTCTTCGAGCTCGGCCTCACCCAGGAGATCGACTACTCGAAGATCCCGAACGCCGAGAACCTCATCCCGTCGATGAAGTACAAGTACGGTGTCGGCCACATCTATTCGGCGATGGTCCCGGTCTACAATCCGGACATCATCCCCGAGGACGAGGCGCCGACCAGCTACGCCGACGTCTTCAATCCGAAGTGGGGCGACAAGCTCGGCATCATCGACATCCAGTACCAGTACACGATCGTCGCGGCGGCGCTGGCCGCCGGGGGCGGCGTCACGGACTTCGAGGCCGGCAAAGAGCTGCTGATGAAGGTCCGCGAGGCGGGCGCGCGGATCTACCCGACCAACGAGGCGTTCGCCCAGGGCATGAAGGCCGAGGAGATCGGCATCGGCATCATGTGGAAGGCGCGCGTGGTGCAGTGGCAGAACGCCGGCATCCCGGTGAAGGCGGCCTGGCCGTCCGAGGGTGCGCTGTCCTACGTCTCCGGCTTCGTGGTGCCGAAGAACGCGCCGCACCCGGAGGGCGCCTGGGCCTACCTCAACGCCATGCTGGAGCCGGCCGCGCAGGAGAACTTCGCGATCGACATGGGCTACAACCCGACCGTGACCAACGCCGAGGTCGCACCCGACCTCAACGAGCGCATCGGCTTCAAGCCGGAGGAGATCGAGCAGCTGAACTCGATGGACTTCGGCGCCATGCTCGACGCCGACGTCGAGTTGAAGAACTGGTGGGATCGGGAGTTCAAGGCTTGA
- a CDS encoding ABC transporter permease: MAATFSDTGPRGGRLVLSASSLIGPATVIVALGVIGPLLILFRYSLNDFDPRMLMIDALTPKNYVEFFTDSYFLGVFFVTLRVALMTTAICLLLGFPLAYVLARTQTRFKNLLLIAVVIPLFVGNAVRAAGWMTLFGSRGFLSVTLMDLGITTEPTEIMFTEGAVIIGIIAVNLPYMVLTLQSVLEGINRNLEEAAFSLGAAPLTMFRRVLWPMALPGIAAGSILTFILAMNAYATPVLLGGPEFRMMAPVVYSQFQLNNWPSAAAVAFVLMGTTLVLTIVASTATRQRFRD, from the coding sequence ATGGCCGCCACCTTCTCCGATACGGGGCCGCGCGGGGGACGTCTCGTCCTCAGCGCGAGCTCGCTGATCGGCCCGGCGACGGTCATCGTGGCGCTGGGCGTCATCGGCCCGCTGCTGATCCTGTTCCGCTACAGCCTCAACGACTTCGATCCGCGCATGCTGATGATCGACGCGTTGACGCCGAAGAACTACGTCGAGTTCTTCACCGACAGCTACTTTCTCGGCGTCTTCTTCGTGACCCTGCGGGTCGCGCTGATGACGACGGCGATCTGCCTCCTTCTCGGCTTCCCGCTCGCCTACGTGCTCGCCCGCACGCAGACGCGGTTCAAGAACCTCTTGCTGATCGCGGTGGTGATCCCCCTGTTCGTCGGCAACGCGGTGCGGGCGGCCGGGTGGATGACGCTCTTCGGCAGCCGCGGCTTCCTGAGCGTGACGCTGATGGACCTCGGCATCACCACCGAGCCGACGGAGATCATGTTCACCGAAGGGGCGGTGATCATCGGCATCATCGCGGTGAACCTGCCCTACATGGTGCTCACGTTGCAGAGCGTGCTGGAGGGCATCAACCGCAATCTGGAAGAGGCCGCGTTCAGCCTCGGTGCCGCGCCGCTGACGATGTTCCGGCGCGTGCTGTGGCCGATGGCGCTGCCCGGCATCGCCGCAGGCTCGATCCTGACGTTCATCCTGGCGATGAACGCCTATGCGACGCCGGTGCTCTTGGGCGGTCCCGAGTTCCGGATGATGGCGCCGGTGGTCTACAGCCAGTTCCAGCTGAACAACTGGCCCTCGGCGGCGGCCGTCGCCTTCGTCCTGATGGGGACGACGCTGGTGCTCACCATCGTCGCCAGCACCGCCACGCGTCAGCGCTTCCGCGACTGA
- a CDS encoding siderophore-interacting protein, whose product MEDPRASNDPTIRRVRHEMMRRELTVSAVERITPAMVRVTLSGASLASFASASPDDHLKVFVPGADGEPVGRDYTPRHFDTEAGALVIDFVDHDAGPAAAWARTARAGDTVLVGGPRGSAVIEGDAIARWLLIGDETALPAIGRRIEEFGPGTPVTSLVAVAGPAEEQTFATAARLTARWLHRDPGAAADPAPYLAALETMEIAHDTFVWVAAEAEVARAIRRHILERGHRKTWMKASGYWAAGRADGAVKNLEDAA is encoded by the coding sequence ATGGAAGACCCTCGGGCTTCGAACGATCCCACCATCCGCCGCGTCCGCCACGAGATGATGCGCCGCGAGCTGACCGTGAGCGCCGTCGAGCGGATCACGCCGGCGATGGTGCGCGTCACCCTCTCCGGCGCCTCGCTCGCCAGCTTCGCCAGCGCATCGCCGGACGACCACCTCAAGGTCTTCGTCCCCGGCGCTGACGGCGAGCCGGTCGGCCGCGACTATACCCCGCGCCACTTCGACACCGAGGCCGGTGCCCTCGTGATCGACTTCGTCGATCATGACGCCGGCCCGGCCGCCGCCTGGGCGCGGACCGCTCGCGCCGGTGACACTGTGCTGGTCGGCGGGCCGCGCGGCTCGGCCGTCATCGAAGGCGATGCGATCGCGCGGTGGCTGCTGATCGGCGACGAGACGGCGCTGCCGGCCATCGGCCGGCGTATCGAGGAGTTCGGCCCCGGAACGCCCGTCACCAGCCTCGTCGCCGTCGCCGGTCCCGCCGAAGAGCAGACCTTCGCCACGGCCGCCCGGCTCACCGCCCGGTGGCTGCACCGCGACCCCGGCGCGGCCGCCGATCCCGCCCCCTACCTCGCCGCGTTGGAGACGATGGAGATCGCGCACGACACCTTCGTGTGGGTCGCCGCGGAGGCGGAGGTCGCCCGTGCCATCCGCCGCCACATCCTGGAGCGCGGCCACCGCAAGACCTGGATGAAGGCGTCCGGATACTGGGCGGCGGGCCGCGCGGACGGCGCGGTGAAGAACCTCGAGGACGCCGCCTGA
- a CDS encoding O-methyltransferase, with protein sequence MGRAMSVSAFHAVLETYHEEFARARCARTDPDQRPPDMRMRSDGPTTGRFLNLLVRGYQRPVILELGTSYGYCGLWLAEAAAAVDGRLITMDLDPEKTEFARVRAEQAGLDDVIDYWTGDALAMITDLEDKLDLVFISLRPDLLVEALEALLPRLKAGALVVADHKLDPLGTSGQRYAAALRATPGFTSVMLPLGAGVELSRYDPGISGEKPHPTDHGAPRPTERRPRP encoded by the coding sequence GTGGGCCGCGCCATGAGCGTCTCGGCGTTTCACGCCGTGCTCGAAACCTATCACGAAGAGTTCGCCCGCGCCCGCTGCGCCCGTACGGACCCCGACCAACGTCCGCCCGACATGCGCATGCGCTCCGACGGGCCGACCACCGGGCGCTTCCTCAACCTCCTCGTGCGCGGCTACCAACGCCCCGTGATCCTGGAGCTGGGCACCTCCTACGGCTACTGCGGCCTATGGCTGGCGGAGGCGGCCGCGGCGGTCGACGGGCGCCTCATCACCATGGACCTCGACCCGGAGAAGACCGAGTTCGCCCGCGTTCGCGCCGAGCAGGCCGGGCTCGACGACGTGATCGACTATTGGACCGGCGACGCGCTAGCCATGATCACCGATCTCGAGGACAAGCTGGATCTGGTTTTCATCAGCCTGCGGCCGGATCTCCTCGTCGAGGCGCTGGAGGCGCTCCTGCCACGCCTGAAGGCCGGCGCTCTGGTGGTCGCGGACCACAAGCTGGACCCGCTCGGTACCAGCGGCCAGCGCTATGCCGCCGCGCTGCGGGCGACGCCCGGCTTCACCAGCGTGATGCTGCCGTTGGGCGCGGGGGTCGAGCTGAGCCGGTACGACCCCGGTATCTCCGGCGAGAAGCCGCACCCCACCGACCACGGCGCGCCACGGCCAACCGAGCGCCGGCCCCGGCCGTAG